The Thermococcus thermotolerans genome contains a region encoding:
- a CDS encoding sulfide/dihydroorotate dehydrogenase-like FAD/NAD-binding protein: MGYVITKKENLSAIDFFMEVEAPHIARSWKVGQFVVLIPDEKGERVPMSVYYAKDGRIGMFIRRHGKTTLKLWYEFEVGDELLSVTGPLGKPIEVKHYGNVVFVSDAVCAQAESYATLKAMKEAGNYTIAIQTFENEANVYPERYLAKPVADEHYLTTEDGSVGIKGHYLDVLRELIEKDKVDIVFGGGKLGSLKKLAELTRPYGIPTIVTVRQIMVDGTGMCGSCRVLYGGEIKFACRDGPMMDAHKIDWDDAIKRNARFAEQEKIARERYMAELRARGVV, from the coding sequence ATGGGGTACGTCATAACGAAAAAGGAAAACCTGAGCGCCATCGACTTCTTCATGGAGGTCGAGGCGCCCCATATCGCCCGCTCATGGAAGGTGGGGCAGTTCGTGGTTCTGATTCCCGATGAAAAAGGTGAGAGGGTCCCTATGTCTGTTTACTATGCCAAAGACGGGAGAATAGGCATGTTCATAAGGCGGCACGGGAAGACGACACTCAAGCTCTGGTACGAGTTTGAGGTTGGGGACGAGCTCCTCAGCGTTACGGGCCCCCTTGGAAAGCCCATAGAGGTGAAGCACTACGGAAACGTTGTTTTCGTGTCGGACGCTGTCTGTGCCCAGGCCGAGAGCTACGCCACACTCAAGGCGATGAAGGAGGCCGGCAACTACACCATAGCCATCCAGACCTTCGAGAACGAGGCCAACGTTTACCCCGAGAGGTACCTGGCGAAGCCCGTTGCCGACGAGCATTACCTTACCACGGAGGACGGGAGTGTTGGGATAAAGGGACACTACCTGGACGTTCTGAGGGAGCTTATAGAGAAGGATAAGGTTGATATCGTCTTCGGCGGCGGAAAGCTGGGCTCCCTTAAGAAGCTCGCCGAGCTCACAAGGCCCTATGGAATCCCGACCATCGTAACGGTCAGACAGATAATGGTGGACGGAACCGGGATGTGTGGCTCGTGCAGGGTTCTCTACGGTGGGGAGATAAAGTTCGCCTGCAGGGACGGGCCGATGATGGACGCCCACAAAATAGACTGGGATGACGCGATAAAGAGGAACGCACGCTTCGCCGAACAGGAGAAGATTGCAAGGGAGAGGTACATGGCGGAGCTTAGAGCCAGGGGGGTGGTTTGA
- the gltA gene encoding NADPH-dependent glutamate synthase produces the protein MAVKPKLIKERIPTPEVPVEERVKSFVEVNLGYDFASALKEAERCIQCPPEYAPCIKGCPVHINIPGFLKALRENPDNPDEAVKNALRVIWNDNTLPAVTGRVCPQEEQCEAPCVMGKVGDPINIGKLERFVADYARKHGIEEELLREFMANGDGTKGRVAVVGSGPAGLTCAGELAKMGYEVTVFEALHRPGGVLIYGIPEFRLPKEILDKEIAKLRELGVEIKLDHIVGKTVTLEELLGEYDAVFIGTGAGTPKLLNIPGILLDRIYTANEFLTRINLMKAYLFPEYDEPIAVGEKTIVIGAGNTAMDAARSALRLGTEVTIAYRRGREDMTARIEEIHHAEEEGVKFEFFLNPVEFIGDEEGRVKAVKFEKMRPLEERDRKGKRKIVGTGEYVTLEADTVIIAIGLEPNRIISEEATGLKTNPDGTLVVDENLMTSIPGVFAGGDAIRGEATVILAMGDGKRAAKAIDAYIRRKKANA, from the coding sequence ATGGCAGTCAAACCAAAGCTCATCAAGGAAAGGATTCCAACGCCCGAAGTCCCCGTGGAGGAGCGTGTTAAGAGCTTCGTCGAGGTCAACCTGGGCTATGACTTCGCCTCCGCCCTGAAGGAGGCGGAGCGTTGCATACAGTGTCCGCCGGAATATGCGCCGTGCATAAAGGGCTGTCCCGTCCACATCAACATCCCTGGCTTTCTGAAGGCGCTCCGTGAGAACCCCGATAACCCGGACGAGGCCGTCAAGAACGCCCTGCGTGTAATATGGAACGACAACACGTTGCCGGCCGTTACCGGCCGCGTCTGTCCACAGGAGGAGCAGTGTGAGGCCCCGTGCGTCATGGGCAAGGTCGGAGACCCCATAAACATAGGCAAGCTTGAGAGGTTCGTTGCCGACTACGCAAGGAAGCACGGGATAGAGGAGGAGCTCCTCAGGGAGTTCATGGCCAACGGGGATGGAACGAAAGGCAGGGTCGCCGTGGTGGGAAGCGGGCCCGCTGGTCTGACCTGTGCGGGAGAGCTTGCAAAGATGGGCTATGAGGTTACCGTTTTTGAGGCACTCCACAGGCCAGGGGGAGTTCTCATCTACGGGATCCCCGAGTTCAGGCTTCCAAAGGAGATACTGGACAAGGAGATAGCCAAGCTTCGCGAACTCGGTGTCGAGATAAAGCTTGACCACATCGTCGGAAAGACCGTCACCCTTGAGGAGCTCCTTGGGGAGTACGACGCTGTATTCATAGGAACCGGTGCGGGAACGCCCAAGCTGCTCAACATACCGGGCATACTCCTTGACAGGATATACACCGCCAATGAGTTCCTGACAAGGATTAACCTCATGAAGGCCTACCTGTTCCCGGAGTACGACGAGCCGATAGCTGTCGGAGAGAAGACCATCGTGATTGGGGCCGGAAACACCGCCATGGACGCGGCCCGCTCCGCATTGAGGCTCGGAACGGAGGTAACAATAGCATACCGCAGGGGAAGGGAGGACATGACGGCCAGGATTGAGGAAATCCATCACGCCGAGGAGGAGGGAGTCAAGTTCGAGTTCTTCCTCAACCCCGTGGAGTTCATCGGCGACGAGGAGGGCAGGGTTAAGGCCGTTAAGTTCGAGAAGATGCGCCCGCTTGAGGAGCGCGATAGGAAAGGAAAGCGCAAGATAGTCGGCACCGGTGAGTACGTCACTCTCGAAGCCGACACCGTCATCATAGCGATCGGCCTTGAGCCCAACAGGATAATAAGCGAAGAAGCCACCGGCCTCAAGACGAACCCCGATGGGACGCTCGTGGTGGATGAGAACCTTATGACGAGCATCCCCGGAGTCTTCGCCGGTGGCGACGCGATAAGGGGCGAGGCAACCGTTATTTTAGCTATGGGCGATGGAAAGAGGGCCGCAAAGGCGATAGATGCCTATATCAGGCGGAAGAAGGCGAACGCCTAA
- a CDS encoding MBL fold metallo-hydrolase produces MRIIPLASESLGVRSLAVFVEAGGKKILIDPGVALGPKRYGLPPAKIEIETLHRMRRKLQGYAKRADVVTISHYHYDHHTPFFEGLYESSSEEYAREIYEGKLLLIKHPRENINFSQRKRAWAFMKNAEPIAEKIEFADGRSFDLGGVTLEFSPAVPHGSEGSKLGFVVMTLIDDGFRLIHASDIQLLNRKAVEWIIEKVPDLLITGGPPTYLGKRAEGSWEEGIKNLNEIIRETGAEIVLDHHIIRDKRYPEFFGELEKSPKTFAGYLRVKDRPLEAYREELHRKERGEEVELPFEL; encoded by the coding sequence ATGAGAATCATTCCACTCGCCTCCGAGAGCCTCGGCGTGAGGAGCCTGGCAGTCTTCGTTGAAGCTGGTGGAAAGAAAATCCTCATAGACCCAGGCGTCGCCCTCGGGCCAAAGCGGTACGGTCTTCCTCCCGCGAAGATTGAGATAGAGACGCTCCACAGAATGCGCCGCAAGCTCCAGGGCTACGCGAAAAGGGCCGATGTCGTTACGATTTCCCACTACCACTACGACCACCATACGCCCTTCTTCGAAGGTCTCTACGAGAGCTCCAGTGAGGAGTACGCGAGGGAGATATACGAGGGAAAGCTCCTCCTAATAAAGCACCCAAGGGAGAACATCAACTTCAGCCAGAGGAAGCGCGCCTGGGCCTTCATGAAGAACGCCGAGCCGATAGCGGAGAAAATAGAGTTCGCAGACGGCAGAAGCTTCGACCTCGGCGGCGTTACGCTGGAGTTCTCCCCTGCAGTGCCGCACGGAAGTGAGGGCTCGAAGCTCGGCTTCGTCGTGATGACGCTCATCGACGACGGCTTCCGCTTAATCCACGCCAGCGACATCCAGCTCCTCAACAGAAAAGCCGTTGAGTGGATAATCGAGAAGGTTCCAGATTTGCTCATAACCGGGGGGCCGCCGACCTACCTCGGAAAGCGTGCCGAGGGCAGCTGGGAGGAAGGGATTAAAAACCTCAACGAGATAATCCGCGAAACTGGTGCCGAGATAGTACTTGACCACCACATCATCAGGGACAAACGCTATCCGGAGTTCTTCGGTGAGCTGGAGAAAAGCCCCAAAACGTTCGCAGGTTATCTAAGGGTGAAGGACAGACCGCTGGAGGCCTATAGGGAGGAGCTTCACAGGAAGGAAAGGGGTGAGGAGGTAGAGCTTCCCTTTGAACTCTAA
- a CDS encoding TetR/AcrR family transcriptional regulator, with the protein MMGKLETKKRIINAAFELFSEKSYRDVSMEEIARKAGISKGGLFHHFPSKYELARVVLFTLLDEWLENLTERLDELSGREKLKTLVDAAFELIMTSPKLSRFFLELYEESLRLNRTTDWDEFYERYIGSVSSVLREAGVEEPEKKALLLGALIDGLALHHLLSDGKLFNVEDMKREVLRIMGG; encoded by the coding sequence ATGATGGGAAAACTAGAGACCAAAAAAAGAATAATAAATGCCGCCTTTGAGCTGTTCAGTGAGAAGTCCTACCGCGACGTCTCTATGGAGGAGATAGCAAGAAAGGCCGGGATTTCAAAGGGAGGGCTTTTCCACCACTTTCCGAGCAAGTATGAGCTCGCAAGGGTGGTTCTGTTTACGCTTCTCGATGAATGGCTGGAGAACCTCACAGAGAGGCTGGATGAGCTTTCGGGCAGGGAGAAGCTCAAAACCCTCGTGGATGCAGCTTTCGAACTGATAATGACCAGTCCGAAGCTGTCGCGCTTCTTTCTGGAGCTGTACGAAGAGAGCCTGAGACTGAACAGAACCACCGACTGGGATGAGTTCTACGAGAGGTACATAGGCTCGGTTTCCAGCGTGCTCAGGGAAGCCGGGGTGGAGGAACCGGAAAAGAAGGCACTTCTTCTAGGGGCATTGATTGATGGCCTCGCGCTGCATCACCTTCTCTCGGACGGCAAACTGTTCAACGTCGAGGACATGAAGAGGGAAGTTTTGAGAATTATGGGGGGATGA
- a CDS encoding flavodoxin family protein: MMKVCIVYESRRGSTEKVARAMLEAVGERAEVRTVRASENPNIEDCDLIIVGAPIYYERPLPEVKEFLLSRNGLEGKTVAVFILCIADRFGKLGKKYTERRYLRMMTEHIRGRIIAIKVFDGWILGENEETIEEAKDWIKRVLDAFESGKELGIEHPEGE, from the coding sequence ATGATGAAGGTCTGCATCGTCTATGAGTCCAGAAGGGGCTCCACGGAGAAAGTGGCGAGGGCGATGCTTGAAGCCGTCGGCGAGAGGGCAGAAGTTAGAACCGTTAGAGCCTCTGAAAACCCAAATATTGAAGACTGCGACCTCATAATCGTCGGAGCACCCATATACTACGAGCGCCCCCTTCCAGAAGTCAAAGAGTTCCTGCTGTCAAGGAACGGCCTGGAGGGGAAGACGGTAGCCGTTTTCATACTCTGCATAGCAGACAGGTTTGGAAAACTAGGAAAAAAGTACACCGAACGGCGGTATCTGAGAATGATGACCGAGCACATCAGGGGCAGGATAATAGCCATCAAGGTTTTCGATGGCTGGATACTGGGTGAAAACGAAGAGACGATAGAAGAAGCTAAGGACTGGATAAAACGAGTTCTCGATGCATTTGAATCAGGAAAGGAGCTTGGAATAGAGCATCCGGAGGGTGAATGA
- a CDS encoding nicotinate phosphoribosyltransferase, with product MRDFYIAHEDDIKAGKTTDVYFIRTRKILVEKGIHRKVFADVTTTSLPKGWKWGVLAGIEEVAKLLEGLPVNVYAMPEGTIFHPYEPVLQIEGFYEEFGIYETALLGMLSQASGIATAALRTKIAANFKPVYSFGIRHMHPAIAPMIDRSAFIGGCDGVSGVLGAEMMGENPVGTMPHALILVVGDQVKAWRYFDEVVEPEVPRTALVDTLCDEKFEALMAAEALGERLTAVRLDTPSSRRGNFRRIIEEVRWELDLRGYGHVKIFVSGGLNEESIREIVDIVDAFGVGGSIASAKPVDFSLDIVEIGGKPVTKRGKLSGRKQIYRCEKGHYHRVPAEKKLERCPVCGAEVEPLIKPLIENGEIVAELPKAREIREYVLEQAEKFGLGLE from the coding sequence ATGAGAGACTTCTACATCGCCCACGAGGACGATATCAAAGCCGGAAAGACGACCGATGTCTACTTCATCAGGACGAGGAAGATACTCGTTGAGAAGGGCATCCACAGGAAGGTTTTTGCCGACGTGACGACGACTTCTCTCCCGAAGGGCTGGAAGTGGGGGGTTCTGGCGGGAATCGAAGAGGTCGCAAAGCTCCTTGAGGGGCTCCCCGTGAACGTCTACGCGATGCCGGAGGGGACTATATTCCACCCCTACGAGCCCGTTCTCCAGATTGAAGGCTTTTACGAGGAGTTTGGAATCTACGAGACGGCTTTACTGGGAATGCTCAGCCAGGCAAGCGGTATAGCCACCGCCGCGCTCAGGACGAAGATAGCCGCGAACTTCAAGCCCGTCTACTCCTTCGGCATAAGGCACATGCATCCTGCCATAGCGCCTATGATAGACCGCTCGGCATTCATAGGTGGCTGTGACGGTGTTTCCGGAGTTTTGGGGGCGGAGATGATGGGGGAGAATCCCGTCGGCACGATGCCCCACGCGCTTATCCTGGTGGTTGGCGACCAGGTTAAGGCCTGGAGGTACTTCGACGAGGTCGTTGAGCCTGAGGTTCCAAGAACGGCTTTGGTCGATACGCTCTGTGACGAGAAGTTCGAGGCCTTGATGGCGGCCGAGGCCCTCGGCGAGAGGCTCACCGCGGTAAGGCTCGACACCCCGAGCTCCAGAAGGGGCAACTTCAGGAGGATAATCGAGGAGGTCCGCTGGGAGCTCGACCTGAGGGGCTACGGGCACGTCAAAATCTTCGTGAGCGGAGGCCTAAACGAGGAGAGCATAAGGGAGATAGTCGATATAGTGGATGCCTTCGGTGTTGGAGGCTCGATAGCGAGCGCAAAGCCGGTTGACTTTTCCCTTGACATAGTGGAGATCGGGGGGAAGCCGGTAACGAAGAGGGGGAAGCTCAGCGGGAGGAAACAGATATACCGCTGTGAGAAGGGCCACTACCACCGCGTTCCAGCTGAGAAGAAGCTCGAACGTTGCCCGGTCTGCGGTGCAGAGGTTGAGCCGCTCATCAAGCCGCTCATCGAGAACGGGGAGATAGTGGCAGAGCTGCCGAAGGCCAGGGAGATAAGGGAGTACGTGCTTGAGCAGGCCGAGAAGTTCGGACTGGGCCTGGAGTGA
- a CDS encoding ferredoxin has protein sequence MAWKVRVDQDVCIGDAICASLCPDVFEMNDEGKSVPIVEVIEDENLYNCAVEAAEACPVSCIYIEEA, from the coding sequence ATGGCGTGGAAGGTTAGGGTTGACCAGGACGTTTGTATCGGAGATGCCATCTGTGCCAGCCTCTGCCCGGACGTCTTTGAGATGAACGACGAGGGCAAGAGCGTTCCTATCGTCGAGGTTATCGAGGACGAGAACCTCTACAACTGCGCTGTTGAGGCCGCCGAGGCCTGTCCGGTCAGCTGTATCTACATCGAGGAGGCCTGA
- a CDS encoding metal-sulfur cluster assembly factor: MVTKEEVENIIKGIVDEDFVKSIEVDEKGNVTVTLAKDTPNIDDVLIKLNTELGKIEGVGTITINREREKKTEENVELNKDVILEKLKEVIDPEIGVDIVNLGLIYQLDIRPDNTVYVKMTMTTPGCPLTMWILRAVEDKILEIPGVKDAEIELTFDPPWSPEMISEEYKKRLGLF; the protein is encoded by the coding sequence ATGGTCACAAAAGAGGAAGTTGAAAATATCATCAAGGGAATAGTTGATGAGGATTTCGTAAAATCCATAGAGGTTGATGAAAAGGGCAACGTGACTGTCACCCTCGCGAAGGACACCCCGAACATTGACGATGTGCTCATAAAGCTCAACACGGAACTGGGGAAGATCGAGGGGGTTGGCACCATAACGATAAACCGCGAGAGGGAGAAGAAGACAGAAGAAAACGTCGAGCTGAACAAGGATGTGATACTGGAAAAGCTCAAAGAGGTCATAGACCCCGAGATAGGCGTGGACATCGTTAACCTGGGCCTTATATACCAGCTGGACATAAGGCCGGACAACACCGTCTACGTCAAGATGACGATGACCACTCCGGGCTGTCCGCTCACCATGTGGATCCTCCGGGCTGTAGAGGACAAGATACTGGAGATACCCGGCGTCAAGGACGCCGAAATTGAACTCACCTTCGACCCGCCCTGGAGCCCGGAGATGATAAGCGAGGAGTACAAAAAGAGGTTGGGGCTTTTCTGA
- a CDS encoding ATPase yields the protein MINPVGDDFVKRYRLEYNLDALEGVRGEIGEEAYSRLKALAEYRLHGKEFDRSPIDVKIALAFSAGSDSTASLKILRWAGFDVVPVMAKLPQMREPVLLNAMTQGAVFVEVPGYMDEMKEQIRKRAPVCGRCHAMVMDAIEEYARENGIKIVASGDLLSSGLISIYSKGDVVVLNLPAFLALDKGEAIATLGRKYALGFGCTLWKSAAKNSPVLKRLGIQRVLRELRARALTPEMAERLIFDILSQ from the coding sequence ATGATAAACCCAGTTGGAGATGACTTTGTCAAAAGGTACCGGCTTGAATACAACCTGGACGCCCTTGAGGGGGTTAGAGGAGAAATCGGCGAAGAGGCCTATTCCCGCCTGAAAGCCCTGGCAGAGTACCGCCTCCACGGGAAGGAGTTTGACCGCTCGCCTATCGACGTCAAGATAGCCCTCGCTTTTTCCGCCGGTTCGGACAGCACGGCGTCCCTCAAAATACTCCGCTGGGCCGGCTTCGACGTTGTCCCGGTTATGGCAAAGCTCCCGCAGATGAGGGAGCCGGTTCTCCTCAACGCCATGACGCAAGGTGCAGTCTTCGTTGAGGTTCCGGGATACATGGACGAGATGAAGGAGCAGATAAGGAAGAGGGCACCTGTCTGCGGCCGCTGTCACGCGATGGTCATGGACGCCATCGAGGAGTACGCCAGGGAGAACGGGATAAAGATAGTGGCGAGCGGAGACCTGCTGAGCTCGGGCCTGATATCCATATACAGCAAAGGAGACGTAGTGGTTCTGAACCTTCCGGCCTTTCTGGCCCTCGACAAGGGCGAGGCGATAGCGACCCTTGGACGGAAATACGCCCTCGGCTTCGGATGCACGCTCTGGAAGTCGGCCGCGAAGAACTCTCCCGTGCTCAAGAGGCTCGGCATCCAGAGGGTCCTGAGGGAGCTCCGGGCCAGGGCACTTACCCCCGAGATGGCGGAGAGGCTGATATTCGACATCCTATCCCAATAG
- the bpsA gene encoding N(4)-bis(aminopropyl)spermidine synthase, with product MREIVERVREKTSIPVYERTVENVLSAIQASGDVWRIVDLSEEPLPLVVAVIRTLHEMGYIAFDGPSVVLTQSGRKLVEKYGIGARKDYTCSHCEGKTVELSAFSDLLEQFKEIVKDRPQPKHDFDQAYVTPETTVARIALMHTRGDLENKEVFVLGDDDLTSIALMLSGLPKRIAVLDIDERLVKFIEKTADELGYSDIEMFTFDLREPLPDYALHKFDTFITDPPETVDAIRAFVGRGIATLKGPGCAGYFGITRRESSLDKWKEIQKVLINEFGVVITDIIRNFNEYVNWGYEEETRAWKLLPVKVKPTYNWYKSYMFRIQTLEGSKGFEERIELGDELYNDEEASTT from the coding sequence ATGAGGGAGATAGTGGAGAGGGTCAGGGAGAAGACGAGCATCCCCGTTTACGAGAGAACCGTCGAGAACGTTCTGAGTGCTATCCAGGCAAGTGGCGATGTCTGGAGGATAGTTGACCTCAGCGAGGAGCCGCTTCCGCTCGTCGTTGCCGTCATTAGGACGCTCCACGAGATGGGTTACATTGCCTTCGACGGCCCGAGCGTCGTTCTCACTCAGAGCGGCAGGAAGCTGGTGGAGAAGTATGGAATAGGCGCCAGAAAGGACTACACCTGCTCCCACTGCGAGGGCAAGACGGTCGAGCTTTCAGCTTTCAGCGACCTCCTTGAGCAGTTCAAGGAGATAGTCAAAGACCGCCCACAGCCAAAGCACGACTTCGACCAGGCCTACGTTACCCCCGAGACCACCGTCGCCAGGATAGCCCTGATGCACACCCGCGGAGACCTTGAGAACAAGGAAGTCTTCGTCCTCGGTGACGACGACCTCACGAGCATAGCCCTCATGCTCAGCGGCCTTCCCAAGAGGATAGCCGTCCTCGACATAGACGAGCGCCTCGTCAAGTTCATCGAGAAGACCGCCGACGAGCTCGGCTACTCGGACATCGAGATGTTCACCTTCGATTTGAGGGAGCCCCTCCCCGACTACGCGCTCCACAAGTTCGACACCTTCATCACGGACCCGCCCGAGACGGTTGACGCCATAAGGGCGTTCGTCGGAAGGGGAATAGCGACCTTGAAGGGTCCAGGTTGCGCCGGCTACTTCGGCATAACTAGGAGAGAAAGCTCGCTCGACAAGTGGAAGGAGATCCAGAAGGTCCTCATCAACGAGTTCGGAGTCGTCATCACAGACATCATCAGGAACTTCAACGAGTACGTGAACTGGGGCTACGAGGAAGAAACCAGAGCCTGGAAGCTCCTCCCGGTCAAGGTCAAGCCGACCTACAACTGGTACAAGAGCTACATGTTCAGGATACAGACCCTTGAAGGCTCGAAGGGCTTCGAGGAAAGAATAGAGCTTGGAGACGAACTCTACAATGACGAAGAGGCTTCAACGACATGA
- a CDS encoding prenyltransferase/squalene oxidase repeat-containing protein produces the protein MRRILGAAIILMIIGLSLPMGSAKIEPYVYKPTVPETAFAVLALYQTGDYGRVLEGCEWLLTMRTPFDSWGITYGEEHMAKYTAMAMLALMRGENIARGRYRDVLNSAAYWLIYKQNPDGSWEDYTGTALALIALREFLNGYINENLTGFEKQVEEAINRAEGWLMGAEPKTDTERIFGYLALGRKEELERMNVKGDLKAYRAFALAYLGEKVELRDDFESTVAIAMALYATGDEKYRQELLEKEHFGFWGVLHYRVLDLLSASKVGGFEDLRNIACPYLGKITPGDDWEKVILADYYLLCNMTPELPSSYSGLFPWQIAEIARIKAILGQNYSNEVEYLLNTAKNGVWKDFYNTEYVVWVLKGLNVSHDYDASLGYLSSNLTWMLKTKDPKTGNPVYYNVPTYYFAYAVIVFSEFCMEKELNETLNLFAERQYPNGAFPYTQGSVAGLTSTAKVLWALQGAGLTNTVTYTRGVSFLREILYADIPAPGTEDGTVRLTNATFLLVKDGSYIGNATEKATITGLDGYVVVYPSQNPLVIEAHAVKGFRTGEEVEGNERTAYLYIGAGAALIVMAVLIARRKERGEKGRKR, from the coding sequence ATGAGGCGGATTCTTGGGGCAGCCATCATCCTGATGATCATCGGATTATCCCTCCCGATGGGGAGCGCTAAAATCGAGCCTTACGTTTACAAACCAACCGTTCCCGAAACCGCATTTGCGGTTCTTGCCCTTTACCAAACCGGGGACTATGGTAGGGTTCTCGAAGGATGCGAATGGCTCCTCACCATGAGGACGCCCTTCGATTCATGGGGGATAACCTACGGAGAGGAGCACATGGCAAAGTACACTGCGATGGCCATGCTCGCCCTTATGCGCGGTGAAAACATCGCCCGCGGGCGTTACCGCGATGTCCTGAACAGCGCCGCCTACTGGCTGATATACAAGCAGAACCCCGACGGATCGTGGGAGGACTACACCGGGACGGCGCTCGCTTTAATCGCCCTCAGGGAATTTCTGAACGGATACATCAACGAAAACCTCACCGGGTTCGAAAAGCAGGTGGAAGAGGCCATAAACCGGGCCGAAGGCTGGCTGATGGGGGCCGAACCGAAGACTGATACAGAGCGGATATTCGGGTATCTGGCCCTCGGGAGGAAAGAGGAGCTCGAAAGGATGAATGTCAAAGGCGACCTGAAAGCCTACCGCGCATTTGCCCTGGCATACCTCGGAGAAAAGGTTGAGCTCCGCGACGATTTTGAGTCCACAGTGGCCATAGCTATGGCACTCTATGCGACGGGAGATGAGAAATACAGGCAAGAACTGCTCGAAAAGGAACACTTCGGGTTCTGGGGCGTTCTCCACTACCGAGTCCTCGACCTGCTGAGCGCTTCCAAGGTGGGGGGCTTTGAAGACCTCAGGAACATCGCGTGTCCGTATCTCGGGAAGATAACCCCCGGTGACGACTGGGAGAAAGTAATCCTGGCCGACTACTATCTGCTCTGCAACATGACCCCCGAATTACCCTCCAGCTATTCGGGACTGTTCCCGTGGCAAATTGCCGAAATTGCCCGGATAAAAGCCATCCTCGGCCAAAACTACTCGAACGAGGTGGAGTACCTTCTAAACACTGCCAAAAACGGTGTCTGGAAGGACTTCTACAACACCGAGTACGTGGTATGGGTGCTCAAGGGGCTGAACGTCAGCCACGACTACGATGCCTCCCTCGGCTATCTCTCCAGCAACCTCACATGGATGCTCAAAACGAAGGACCCAAAAACAGGGAACCCCGTTTACTACAACGTCCCCACCTACTACTTTGCCTACGCGGTCATAGTTTTCAGCGAGTTCTGCATGGAGAAGGAGCTCAACGAAACCCTGAACCTGTTCGCGGAGAGGCAGTATCCCAACGGCGCCTTCCCGTACACCCAGGGTTCAGTGGCCGGACTGACATCGACGGCAAAGGTTCTCTGGGCACTCCAGGGGGCAGGACTCACGAACACCGTCACATACACCCGGGGCGTTTCGTTCCTCAGGGAGATACTCTACGCGGATATACCCGCGCCTGGGACGGAAGACGGAACCGTTAGGCTGACCAACGCCACCTTCCTGCTCGTGAAGGACGGTTCTTACATCGGCAACGCAACAGAGAAGGCAACTATTACCGGCTTGGACGGCTACGTGGTGGTATACCCGTCGCAAAACCCACTGGTGATAGAGGCCCACGCCGTGAAAGGATTCAGGACAGGGGAAGAGGTAGAAGGGAACGAGAGAACCGCGTACCTGTACATCGGCGCTGGTGCCGCCCTGATAGTCATGGCAGTGCTCATCGCAAGAAGAAAAGAACGCGGAGAAAAGGGGAGGAAGAGATAA